A DNA window from Paraclostridium bifermentans contains the following coding sequences:
- the saoE gene encoding efflux transporter SaoE, with the protein MYILDFFKDVLLASISILNGASGWLIISFIIAGLLHNLISPEKFQKSLGNKKISSLLKSTVSGMLLPICSCGVIPIGISMYYSGAYLGPVLAFMTSTPIINPIAVVLSLGLLGPDITIIYVISGFVVPIIVGLLGNYLGKNELCINQQEDEEIAIELEEEELSFKEKVIEGLKWSFSELALTISKYVVIGMLVAGFITTVFPSSIIQKYLGNPGVLSLGSIAVLACIMYVCAVGHIPFIAALVASGASPGIAITFLIAGAATNLPELISMYKVIGKRTVAIYSITLTTCSLVIGYITNFLLMGKATNINISYKQESISIANTIMLNIPDSVKYICSFIIFLFFIKAIMPSLRKVVKNEA; encoded by the coding sequence ATGTATATTTTAGATTTTTTCAAAGATGTACTACTAGCATCTATAAGTATATTAAATGGAGCTTCAGGTTGGTTAATAATAAGTTTTATAATAGCAGGTCTACTACATAATCTAATAAGTCCAGAAAAATTTCAAAAATCTCTTGGAAATAAAAAAATATCATCATTATTAAAGAGTACAGTTTCAGGAATGTTACTACCAATATGTAGCTGTGGAGTTATACCTATAGGAATAAGTATGTACTATTCTGGAGCTTATCTAGGTCCAGTTTTAGCTTTTATGACATCAACTCCAATTATAAATCCAATAGCAGTAGTATTAAGTTTAGGATTATTAGGGCCAGATATAACTATTATTTATGTTATATCGGGATTTGTCGTGCCAATAATAGTAGGACTTTTAGGAAACTACTTAGGTAAAAATGAATTATGTATAAATCAGCAAGAAGATGAAGAAATAGCTATTGAACTAGAAGAAGAAGAGCTAAGCTTTAAAGAAAAAGTGATAGAAGGATTAAAATGGTCATTTTCTGAATTAGCACTTACAATTAGTAAATATGTTGTGATAGGTATGCTTGTTGCAGGATTTATAACAACAGTGTTTCCAAGTAGTATAATTCAAAAATACTTAGGAAACCCAGGGGTTTTATCTTTAGGAAGCATAGCAGTCCTTGCATGTATTATGTACGTTTGTGCGGTTGGGCATATACCATTTATTGCTGCATTAGTAGCAAGTGGAGCATCACCAGGGATAGCTATAACATTTTTAATAGCTGGAGCTGCTACAAATTTACCAGAACTTATAAGTATGTATAAAGTAATAGGAAAGAGAACTGTAGCTATATATTCTATAACACTTACAACTTGCTCGCTAGTTATTGGATATATAACGAATTTCCTTTTAATGGGAAAGGCAACAAATATAAATATAAGTTACAAGCAGGAATCTATAAGCATAGCTAATACTATAATGTTAAATATACCGGATTCAGTAAAATACATATGCTCATTTATAATATTTTTATTTTTCATAAAAGCTATAATGCCTAGCTTAAGAAAGGTTGTAAAAAATGAAGCGTAA
- the saoT gene encoding thioredoxin-like (seleno)protein SaoT produces the protein MSKVLVEFINTUPTCDEHGMLIRKLGELYKEKIDIKLYQAGKDFTYLKKYGIITKGTMIINQRKKYDRLSKDIIEKAITDAINN, from the coding sequence ATGTCAAAAGTTTTAGTAGAGTTTATAAATACATGACCTACATGTGATGAGCATGGAATGCTAATAAGAAAGCTAGGGGAACTTTATAAAGAAAAGATTGATATAAAATTATATCAAGCGGGAAAAGATTTTACTTATTTAAAAAAATACGGAATCATAACAAAAGGAACAATGATTATAAACCAAAGAAAAAAATATGATAGGCTTTCAAAAGATATCATAGAAAAAGCAATAACAGACGCTATAAACAATTAG
- a CDS encoding ion channel produces the protein MKTIEFNKLRKVANHEVNNRLNDKNIKDISSYEFNKYIKIDEILDSKVVKNTKFESRKIKDMQFENIEFINCSFENSVFINCKFNKVRFIDCNFKNSILRYTQLNNLITEHSNFKKSIFINCHIDFMTIKDCDLKSFKLTESYIYNLEFDDSLVTKFNEDTFFDELNNESYESCYKFYRTIAYKFQENNLLAKYGEYLYIYKTIERKTLKGIKRFKSDALWLICGYGERPTYALITSLELIFLFTILYLIFGLKIGSEIISYKELFFTEKSANVMIDDFVRAFHFSIVTFTTVGYGDITPFGYSIFLSGIEMFLGVTMVGIWTATLARKINR, from the coding sequence ATGAAAACTATTGAGTTTAATAAATTAAGAAAAGTCGCTAACCACGAAGTTAATAATAGACTTAATGATAAAAATATAAAAGATATAAGTTCTTATGAATTTAATAAATATATAAAAATAGATGAGATTTTAGATTCAAAAGTTGTTAAAAACACAAAGTTTGAAAGCAGAAAGATAAAGGATATGCAATTTGAAAATATAGAATTTATAAATTGCAGTTTTGAAAATAGTGTATTCATAAATTGTAAATTTAATAAAGTTAGGTTTATAGATTGTAACTTTAAAAATTCAATATTAAGATACACTCAATTAAATAATCTTATAACTGAACATAGCAACTTTAAAAAAAGTATTTTTATTAATTGTCATATAGATTTTATGACAATCAAGGATTGCGATTTAAAATCATTTAAGTTAACTGAATCCTATATATATAACTTAGAATTTGATGATAGCTTAGTTACTAAGTTTAATGAAGATACATTCTTTGACGAGTTAAATAATGAAAGCTATGAAAGTTGTTATAAATTTTATAGAACTATAGCTTATAAATTTCAAGAAAATAATTTATTAGCTAAGTATGGAGAATACTTATATATTTATAAAACTATAGAACGAAAAACTTTAAAGGGAATAAAAAGATTTAAATCAGATGCACTTTGGTTAATTTGCGGATATGGAGAAAGACCAACTTATGCGCTTATAACATCTTTAGAACTTATATTTTTATTTACTATATTATATCTAATCTTTGGACTTAAAATAGGAAGTGAAATTATATCTTATAAAGAACTATTTTTTACAGAAAAATCAGCAAATGTGATGATAGATGATTTTGTGAGAGCATTTCATTTTAGTATAGTTACATTTACAACAGTGGGTTACGGGGATATAACTCCATTTGGATATAGCATATTTTTATCAGGAATAGAAATGTTTTTAGGGGTAACAATGGTTGGTATTTGGACAGCGACGCTTGCAAGAAAAATAAACAGATAA
- a CDS encoding DUF1540 domain-containing protein encodes MSNPINCSATSCAYNNSGGCYASGIQVKGSRAKTTAQTNCATYQDKASSSFTNCSGECTCAKTHSISCGADHCKHNSNGCCKAESVQINMQDASCETFVTK; translated from the coding sequence ATGTCAAATCCTATAAACTGTTCAGCTACAAGTTGTGCATATAACAACAGTGGAGGCTGTTATGCATCTGGAATTCAAGTAAAAGGTTCTAGAGCAAAAACAACAGCTCAAACAAACTGTGCAACTTACCAAGATAAAGCATCAAGTTCATTCACTAACTGTTCTGGAGAATGCACTTGCGCTAAAACTCATTCTATCTCTTGTGGTGCTGATCACTGTAAGCACAATAGCAATGGATGTTGTAAGGCTGAGTCTGTTCAAATAAACATGCAAGATGCATCTTGCGAAACTTTTGTAACTAAATAG
- the buk gene encoding butyrate kinase: MGYKILAINPGSTSTKIAVYEDENMLFSKSINHSANELEKYNSITDQFEMRKESILNILQENDFKKEELDSIVGRGGILPPVKSGAYLVNDAMVDRLKNKPIIEHASNLGALISYEIAKEIGVNAYIYDSVAVDELDDVARVLGFPEIKRNCLSHALNSRAMAIKFSKENNRDYKDMNLIVAHLGGGITIAAHKNGHMVDVVSDDEGPFSPERSGRIPVKKVVDMCFSGKYTQKEMLKKIRGKGGIVGHLNTVDIREVEQMIENGDEKAKLIYEALIYQVAKGIGELSTVLDGDVDAIILTGGIAYSKNLTKKLSDKVRFIAPVTVLAGENELEALSYGALRILKGEENYREYEELIEDLSFN; the protein is encoded by the coding sequence ATGGGGTATAAAATATTAGCGATTAATCCAGGTTCAACATCTACTAAAATTGCAGTATATGAAGATGAAAATATGCTTTTTTCGAAAAGTATAAATCATAGTGCAAATGAATTAGAAAAGTATAATAGTATAACTGATCAATTTGAAATGAGAAAAGAAAGCATTTTAAATATCCTTCAGGAAAACGATTTTAAAAAAGAAGAATTAGATTCTATAGTGGGAAGAGGTGGGATACTTCCCCCTGTAAAATCAGGAGCTTATTTAGTAAATGATGCTATGGTAGATAGGTTGAAGAATAAACCTATAATAGAACATGCATCAAACTTAGGGGCGCTTATTTCTTATGAAATAGCTAAAGAAATAGGAGTAAATGCATATATATACGATAGTGTAGCAGTTGATGAATTAGATGATGTAGCTAGAGTATTAGGGTTTCCAGAAATAAAGAGAAACTGCTTGAGCCATGCATTAAACTCAAGAGCTATGGCTATTAAATTTTCAAAGGAAAACAATAGAGATTATAAAGATATGAATTTAATAGTAGCACATCTTGGAGGAGGAATAACTATAGCTGCACATAAAAATGGTCACATGGTAGATGTAGTATCTGATGACGAGGGTCCATTTTCTCCAGAAAGAAGTGGAAGAATACCTGTTAAAAAGGTTGTAGATATGTGCTTTAGTGGTAAATATACTCAAAAAGAAATGTTGAAAAAAATTAGAGGAAAAGGTGGAATAGTAGGTCATTTAAATACTGTAGACATTAGAGAAGTTGAACAAATGATTGAAAACGGTGATGAAAAAGCTAAATTAATATATGAGGCTTTAATTTACCAAGTTGCAAAGGGAATAGGCGAGTTATCTACAGTTTTAGATGGAGATGTGGATGCAATCATTTTAACTGGAGGAATTGCATACTCTAAAAATTTAACTAAAAAACTAAGTGATAAAGTAAGATTTATTGCACCAGTAACTGTGCTAGCAGGAGAAAATGAGTTAGAAGCTCTTTCTTATGGAGCGTTAAGAATTTTAAAAGGTGAAGAGAATTATAGAGAATATGAAGAATTAATTGAAGATTTAAGTTTCAATTAA